The sequence CCCGTTCAGCCTGCGTCAAGATAGCAAGTTCGATGCCTGGATATCCACTGAGTCGATTGTGGTCTGGTAAACAAAATTGCTCAATAAGTAGGAAATCATAACCAGATTATGGTTGCGAGTGATTCATGGGCAGCCTTGATCCCGTTTTACTTCGGGATTAATGGCTCATTGCCGACACAGGGTGTATCCGTAGCCCTACAGGGGGGAGCGCCTCAAGAAATGTGCGAGGACTCAGATAGCACACGTGAGAGGGAGTTGAAATCAATTGAGGGCAAGAGACCGCCGTTGTCTCTTGGGAGAAAGCAAGACTGCGATAAAGAAGAGCAACGTGGCAAGCAGCACAATGGCAGGACCGGATGGGATATCCCAGTAAGAAGAGATGAGGACTCCTCCGACTGAACAGGAGACTCCAATGATGATGGAGTACCAGGTCAGCGTCGAGAGGCTATGCGTCAGTTGGTAAGCGGTGGACGCTGGAATCAGGATCATCGCAAAGACCAGGATCCCGCCGACGGTCTTGAGCGATATCACCACTGTGAGTGCGATCAGGGTCAGTAAGATGAAGTATATGCGCCTGGCCGGTATTCCGGAGGCTTCCGCCATTTCTTGGTCGAACGCGATGAAGTAGAGTTCCTTCGAGAAGAGCACAAGTGCTCCGATGACGATGATGCTCAATACGGCAATCGTGAGTAGCTCTTCATTGGTTACTGCGAGCACGTTTCCGAAGAGGTAGCCATAGACTTCGGCATTATAGGTCTTCATCAGGCCGATGAAGAGAATGGCCAGGGCCATGGTAGCGGTGTAGAGGATGCCGATGGAGACATCCAGCTTCATGCGGCCTTTTTCTTCGACCCATCCCGTGACCCAAACCGTGGCAAGGCCGAACAGCAAGGCCATCAGTAGTGGCGGCCAGCCCATGAGATAGCCGAGCGCAACCCCGGCAAACGCCGCATGTGCCGTACCGGCTCCCATAAACGCCAGTCCACGGAGCACGACGAAGACCCCGATCGTCGAGCACAAGGCGCCGACCAGCGCAGCAGCCAGTAGCGAGCGTTGCATGAAGTCGTAGGTGAATAGTTCAAGCATCGTACGTTCTGATCAATGATGGTGGTGATAATCCTCAACGATGACGAGATCTTTGTCTGTAATAACAAGGTCTTTCCCATAGACTTGGCTGAGGATGTCCGGTTTCAGGACATCGGCAGGCGGTCCTGCGGCATAGAGGCGTGTTTTGAGAAGCACGAGCCGGTCTACCCGCGAACGGATCATGTTGATGTCATGGGTGATCAACAGAACAGTCAGGCCCAACTCTTCGTGCAGATGTTGCACCAACTCCACGACGTTGTGCTGCGTCGTGATATCCAGTCCGGTCGTTGGCTCGTCAAGTAGCAAGATCTGTGGCTGCTGCGCTAACGCTCGGGCGATGAAGACCCGCTGCTGTTGTCCTCCGGAGAGCAGGCCCAGCGCTGTGTCCTTGTGCATATCCATCCCGACGTGAGCCAGTGCTTCCATCGCGATCTCGCGATCCTTCCGCCCCGGGCGTTTGAACAGGCCTAAGGCCCCATACCGGCCCATTGTCACTGTCTCAAGCACCGTCACAGGAAAATTACGGTCCACGACTCCCTTCTGTGGAAGGTAGCCGATCTTGGCCCTGTGATGACAGCGCAACTCATCACAGGCACAATCGAAGATTCTCAGGTGCCCCTTCAGTGGAGCCATCAACCCGAGAACTGCGCGGCAGAGTGTTGTCTTCCCTGACCCGTTGGGTCCAATAACCCCTACGAACTCGCCAGGTTGAATCTCGAGTGAAATATCTTCGAGCGCAACCACCCCGGGGAATCCAAAGGTGGCATGGTCGAAGTGAATGAAAGGAGGAGGCTGAATGGCCACGTCGGTAAGACTCCTATCGGAACAGGCCGCTGGAGGCGCTCTAGCAACAGCTAGGTTGTCTCCAGTGCGTTGGCCAATTGGAGCACATTATAACGGAGCATGTCGAGATAGGTCTCTGTGTGCGGGAGTCCTCCCGGGAGTGTGGTGAGCACCACCACTCGCGCGCCGGTCTCTTTGGCCAACAGGTCGGGAATCTTTTGGCTGAGCTGAACTTCCGAGACCACGACCTTGATCCGGTTCTTCTTGATCATCGCGATGAGGTTGTGAAGATGGAGCGCCGATGGTTCGCTCCCGGACTGGGGTTGGATCGTCCCGACTACTTGGAATCCGAATCGCCTCGCGAAGTACGGCCAGGCCGGGTGATGGGAGATGAATCGCCGATCAGAGAGCCGTTTGATTCGATCGTTCAGGTCCCCTCGAAGCTGGTCCAACTTTCGAAGGTAGGAGGCCTGATTGGCCCGATATTCATTCGCATGGGCCGGATCCGCCTGAATGAGCGCTTCCGTGATATGCCGCATCATGGTCGCCGCATTCTCAGGATCCATCCATACGTGAGGATTCCCGTGGTCAGGCTCTTTGGCGGCATGAGCTGTGCTGCCATGGTCCGGTCTGTCGCGAAGCAGTGCGATGCCCTTGGAGGTGGTGATGACCCGGAGTGAGGAGCTGCCGGCGTTCTTCACCAACGAGGAGACCCATACCTCGAGACCGATACCGACTTCGAACAGCAACCGGGCTTTCCGGACGGCGACGAGATCGCTTGGTTTGGGAGAATAGGTATGTTCGTTTTCATACCCGCTCAGCAGGGATGTGACGCGCACATAGGGTCTGCCGACTTGTTCAGTCAGATCCTTTAAAACTGGAATCGTGACCACGATATTGAGAGGTTCAGTAGGGGAGCCGGCAAGGGCCGGCGGTGTGGCGAGGGGGCCATAGCTAATCAGGATTGCCCCAAGAAGGCGCACCAATTGGAAACGTGGCATGGGTGAGGACGCTAACATTGGGTATCTTCGTTGTCAACGCAACCGGTGGCGAGTCTGTCACGTCAGTTTGGTTGAACCGGGCAGATGGAAGAACCCGATGAAGCGGACATACCACACACAAAAAGAGGACGACCGTTATGTGGGCAAGGCATCAACGGCGCCGAATTCAATGAGCCCCTGCTGGTGAGCTGCAATGAGCAACTGTTGCCGATTGGAGACATGCAGCTTACTAAAGATCGCGGTAAAGTGATGGCGGACCGTCGTTTCTGAAATGTATAGCCTGTCTGCGATCTGTTTGTTCTTTAAACCCTTCGCGAGGAAATGGACGATCTCAAGTTCTCGAGAGGTGAGGCTCTCAATAAACCCTGCCTGAGTTCGATCCTTGTTTCTGTCCGAAGACCTATCGTGGGTCAGGCCTAGGGGGGGGTGCGCCGGTCGATTGTCCACGGATCCTGCCGCAAAGCCGCGGAGTGAATCAATGGCGGCAAAGAGTACGGCAGGCGGTTGAATGGTGAGCACGACTCCGTCTGCGCCTGCTGCTAAGGCCTCGCGTGTCAGCTTCGTGTCGTCCAATCCGCTCAGGACCAAAATATTCGAATCAGCGGATGCCGCGCGCAATTTTCTGATGAGCTCAGACGTGTGTACATCGGCCAATTCCAGATCGACGATGATGACCTGCGGCCTTTTCAGAGCAATGATCTCCACCGCGGTAGCGCCCAGGGGTATGTCGTCAACTTCGGAAACGAGCGAATGGGTGTTCAAGATCATACGCAACCCCATGCGTATGGCAGCATTGCTGCTAATGAGCGCTATTCTAAGAAAGCGAGCATTCGATTCTTGGATGGGCAACGCCTTCGTCGTGTTCATTTGAAAGAACCGTAGTGTGTTTCAAATCCGTGGCCAGACCGACGAGAGATACTCCGGCCATGGACCTGTATGATGAGAAAGCTTCAGGAATTCAACGCTAAGCATCCTGCGTGTGCCCTCTGCATGTCTCCGGTCCGGCTCGCGCCGAACACAGTATGTATTCCTTTATATCCAGCGGAATCGGCTCCAGCCAATGATTACCGAGATATCAGCTGTATTTATATACCGACATGCCGACGAAGGCGCAATACAACAAAAGGTGTATGGACACAACTCAACCATGCAGTGATATCCGGGGAAATTCGCACTCCAATAATAGAATTTGGTTTTCTCGTCACCCATGCAACTGGTTGAAATGCCACAGCTGCTGGTTTGGCGGATGCGTTGCCGCCTTATGCCTACGGGCAGGTAGGCCCTACAAAAGAGGGGGTATGAATGTCGTAGTTCTTTAGAGGTATTGGCCGTTATGAGAAATGGGAGGATACGACGATGTGGGAACTTGCAAACATAGGTTATAAAGCACGCGTTCTTAATCTTAATAAGAATGTAGGCGCTTCTAATAAAGACTGGGAGTGGATGGGCGAAGCTCTATCAGGAAAGGATCATGCACCCATGATATTGCAAGAATACCCAGCCGCTTCTTGGTACGCTCTTACAACACGTTCGCGGCAGGAAAAATTGGTTCGTGATGGTCTTGCCGACAGAGAGATCGAGCAACTCCTGCCCCTGACCAGGCGTCTGAGCCAGTGGTCGGATCGGAAAAAGTGGATTGAGGTGCCGTTATTCTCCGGTTTTTGTTTCGGGAGATTTTCGCTCGAGAACCAGTTGTCGGTGCTCACAGTCCCCGGCGTTGTGAGAATCGTGGGATGCAAAGGCCCTGAAGCCATCCCGGATGAAGAAATGCTGTCCCTTCAGAAGCTGGCTGTCAGTGGACTAGATTACGAGCGGCATGAGTATTGTGAAGAAGGAATGATTGTCGAGGTGATAGGGGGCCCGCTCGCAGGAGTGAGGGGCACTCTTATTCGGAAAGCCGGCCGTGATCATGTTGTGGTCCGGGTGCGTCTGATCCAACAATCTGCATCGGTAGAGGTTGTGCGCAGTAATATCAGACCGGTGCGCAATGCAAACGACCTCCCTCCAGCCCGCGATGTTCGTAACAGTTTCTTCCGAAATCCCACTAACGCATATTCCTCGTGATACAGATCTCGTCCGAACGTTTCTGGCTTTGAGTTTCTCGTTTCATGTTATTCGATTCGGATCGCTTAAACTCCTAATGCAAACCTGAAACTAGAAGGCAACCACTCAGAACGCCAGTGGGTGCGACTGCGGGATGTTCCGAGATGTGCCGATGGCGTGGAAGCGTCGGCGGATGGGGCAAGGCAAGCGCACCGAACTCAACCAGGCGGTCCAATTCATGAGACGCTCAAACTTTTCCGATGATGAAATAAGAAGCATATTGAGAGAGGCTGACGGAGGTCTGAGGCCAAGCGTCGTGTGCCAATCACACGGGATTTCCGTGCAAACTTTCTACCGGTGGAAAACACTGTTCGGAAACCACAGTGGGATGATCATCGTGCGATTGCGCAATCTTGAATTGGAGAAT comes from Nitrospirota bacterium and encodes:
- a CDS encoding metal ABC transporter permease, encoding MLELFTYDFMQRSLLAAALVGALCSTIGVFVVLRGLAFMGAGTAHAAFAGVALGYLMGWPPLLMALLFGLATVWVTGWVEEKGRMKLDVSIGILYTATMALAILFIGLMKTYNAEVYGYLFGNVLAVTNEELLTIAVLSIIVIGALVLFSKELYFIAFDQEMAEASGIPARRIYFILLTLIALTVVISLKTVGGILVFAMILIPASTAYQLTHSLSTLTWYSIIIGVSCSVGGVLISSYWDIPSGPAIVLLATLLFFIAVLLSPKRQRRSLALN
- a CDS encoding metal ABC transporter ATP-binding protein — encoded protein: MAIQPPPFIHFDHATFGFPGVVALEDISLEIQPGEFVGVIGPNGSGKTTLCRAVLGLMAPLKGHLRIFDCACDELRCHHRAKIGYLPQKGVVDRNFPVTVLETVTMGRYGALGLFKRPGRKDREIAMEALAHVGMDMHKDTALGLLSGGQQQRVFIARALAQQPQILLLDEPTTGLDITTQHNVVELVQHLHEELGLTVLLITHDINMIRSRVDRLVLLKTRLYAAGPPADVLKPDILSQVYGKDLVITDKDLVIVEDYHHHH
- a CDS encoding zinc ABC transporter substrate-binding protein — protein: MPRFQLVRLLGAILISYGPLATPPALAGSPTEPLNIVVTIPVLKDLTEQVGRPYVRVTSLLSGYENEHTYSPKPSDLVAVRKARLLFEVGIGLEVWVSSLVKNAGSSSLRVITTSKGIALLRDRPDHGSTAHAAKEPDHGNPHVWMDPENAATMMRHITEALIQADPAHANEYRANQASYLRKLDQLRGDLNDRIKRLSDRRFISHHPAWPYFARRFGFQVVGTIQPQSGSEPSALHLHNLIAMIKKNRIKVVVSEVQLSQKIPDLLAKETGARVVVLTTLPGGLPHTETYLDMLRYNVLQLANALETT
- a CDS encoding response regulator transcription factor, coding for MILNTHSLVSEVDDIPLGATAVEIIALKRPQVIIVDLELADVHTSELIRKLRAASADSNILVLSGLDDTKLTREALAAGADGVVLTIQPPAVLFAAIDSLRGFAAGSVDNRPAHPPLGLTHDRSSDRNKDRTQAGFIESLTSRELEIVHFLAKGLKNKQIADRLYISETTVRHHFTAIFSKLHVSNRQQLLIAAHQQGLIEFGAVDALPT
- a CDS encoding UpxY family transcription antiterminator, with product MWELANIGYKARVLNLNKNVGASNKDWEWMGEALSGKDHAPMILQEYPAASWYALTTRSRQEKLVRDGLADREIEQLLPLTRRLSQWSDRKKWIEVPLFSGFCFGRFSLENQLSVLTVPGVVRIVGCKGPEAIPDEEMLSLQKLAVSGLDYERHEYCEEGMIVEVIGGPLAGVRGTLIRKAGRDHVVVRVRLIQQSASVEVVRSNIRPVRNANDLPPARDVRNSFFRNPTNAYSS
- a CDS encoding transposase, translated to MAWKRRRMGQGKRTELNQAVQFMRRSNFSDDEIRSILREADGGLRPSVVCQSHGISVQTFYRWKTLFGNHSGMIIVRLRNLELENRRLKQTVAELSLDIRTLKVAISKSLH